The Synergistota bacterium sequence TCTTAAAGAGCTCTCTACTTTCCGCCTTCTTTATGGCCTCAACGGAAACCCCTATCATTTCAACACCATATCTTTCTAAGACCCCAGATTCAGCCAAAGCAACAGCGGTATTAAGAGCTGTTTGACCACCTAACGTTGGGAGAATAGCATCCGGCCTCTCCCTTGCTATTATCTTTTCAACTACCTCCGGAAGAATAGGCTCTATATATGTTCTATCAGCCATTTCAGGATCAGTCATTATAGTAGCTGGATTACTATTAACTAAAATAACCTCAAAGCCATCTTCCTTCAAAGCCTTGCAAGCTTGGCTCCCTGAATAGTCAAACTCACAAGCTTGTCCTATTATTATCGGCCCCGAGCCTATAATAAGGATCTTCTTTATATCAGTCCTCTTAGGCACTTCCCCTCACCCCTCAACTCATAATCTCTATAAACTCATCAAAGAGATACTTTGAATCATGAGGGCCTGGGCTTGATTCGGGATGATATTGAACAGAAAATAGCGGAAACTTACTATGCTTCATACCCTCAAGAGTACCATCGTTAAGATTCACATGAGTTACCTCCATACCGGTCCCAACTAAAGAATCCACATCTACGCAGAAGCCATGATTTTGAGAAGTTATCTCAACTCTACCGCTTATTAAATTCTTTACTGGATGATTAGCTCCCCTATGACCGAATTTGAGCTTGAAGGTTTTTCCACCCATAGCAAGCCCTATTATCTGATGACCAAGGCATATACCAAAGATAGGTATCTTTCCTATGAGCTCCCTAACCTCAGAAACGATCCCCTTTATAGCTGCAGGATCTCCCGGTCCATTTGAAAGAAAAACTCCTGTAGGCCCTAAAAAAAAGACCTCCTCAGCGGAGGTCTTTATAGGAACAACCAAAAGCTCACAACCCCTTTTCTCAAGCTCCCTAAGAATATTAAGCTTGACTCCCCCATCATAAACCACAACTTTATATGGTTTATCACTCTCCCTCCAAGACAAACAACTTAGGCTCTCTACATAAATCCTTTCTCCACCGCTCCAAAAATAAGGCTTCTTAGTAGATATCGGCGTAGCTAAATCTCTTCCGACCATGCTTGGGAAAGCTTTGAGTCGTTCAAATAGTGATGAAGGATTCAAATCCTCGGTCGAAACTATTCCCTTCATAGCACCATAAAGACGTAACCTTCTTGTCAAGGCCCTCGTATCTATGCCCTCAACCCCTAAAACTCCAGCTCCCTTTAAATATTCAGCTAAGCTCTTTTTGGACCGCCAGTTACTCGGAAACGGACAATACTCCTTAACCAATAACCCCTCAACCTGAATTTGCGATGACTCCACATCCTCCTCATTAATTCCATAGTTACCTATCAACGGGTAAGTCATGGTGACTATTTGCCCTTTGTAAGAAGGATCGGTTATTATTTCCTGATAACCGGTCATACTGGTATTAAATACCACTTCTCCAATAGCTTCGCCAGGTCCGGTAAATGAATAGCCTTCAAAGGCGGTCCCGTCTTCCAAAACCAGGAGAGCCTTCATCTTTACACCTCCTCGTAAAAAAGCCCCGCCCCCCACAAGGGGCGGGGCTTTTTATCAAGCCTCGCGGTGCCACCCTTCTTGACAGGGAATACATATCTTACTTTAAGCTTCCCTGTCCACTCTAACGGCCGCTAACGGAGCCATCCGGAGACTCTACTTGGCACAAGCCTTTCTTCGAGTCTCAGCTCAGGGGCCCGTTTCAGCTTAACC is a genomic window containing:
- the carA gene encoding glutamine-hydrolyzing carbamoyl-phosphate synthase small subunit; translated protein: MKALLVLEDGTAFEGYSFTGPGEAIGEVVFNTSMTGYQEIITDPSYKGQIVTMTYPLIGNYGINEEDVESSQIQVEGLLVKEYCPFPSNWRSKKSLAEYLKGAGVLGVEGIDTRALTRRLRLYGAMKGIVSTEDLNPSSLFERLKAFPSMVGRDLATPISTKKPYFWSGGERIYVESLSCLSWRESDKPYKVVVYDGGVKLNILRELEKRGCELLVVPIKTSAEEVFFLGPTGVFLSNGPGDPAAIKGIVSEVRELIGKIPIFGICLGHQIIGLAMGGKTFKLKFGHRGANHPVKNLISGRVEITSQNHGFCVDVDSLVGTGMEVTHVNLNDGTLEGMKHSKFPLFSVQYHPESSPGPHDSKYLFDEFIEIMS